The following are from one region of the Hymenobacter radiodurans genome:
- a CDS encoding eL43 family ribosomal protein, translated as MLVLAAQYLTYAEAVDLYNQLREAEIAALVKTCGPPSLPFGEGLYYQLLMEEEDAPDAHQIVAAFELRRAAPALHRCSRCGSLHTTLVHQLAWWKRLYYAGTTLYSCQQCGKEFAG; from the coding sequence ATGTTAGTTCTGGCCGCGCAATACCTGACGTACGCCGAAGCCGTGGACCTCTATAATCAGCTCCGGGAAGCTGAAATAGCGGCGCTCGTCAAAACCTGCGGGCCGCCTTCTTTGCCTTTTGGGGAAGGATTGTATTATCAACTTCTGATGGAGGAGGAGGATGCCCCCGACGCCCACCAGATTGTGGCTGCCTTCGAGTTGCGGCGCGCGGCACCGGCACTGCATCGGTGTTCGCGCTGCGGCTCCCTCCATACTACGCTGGTGCACCAACTGGCGTGGTGGAAACGGCTGTATTATGCGGGCACAACCCTCTACTCGTGCCAGCAGTGCGGAAAGGAGTTTGCGGGATAA
- a CDS encoding efflux RND transporter permease subunit, with product MPLRKLSYLTLLVLALLSALGVYYVAQLRFNYNFNDFYPAGDPDLDYYEQYSKRFGNDNDYVLIGLEAPANGSVFNAPFLARVDSFTRFAQRQRYVEQVTSPTTLTNPVVEGLGVFNIPYLHLDEPARLPADSATIYKTPGLVGNLFATNGKAVTVMLHTAPDLKKPPGDSLMTSLTTRLAQLGFAEADYHLAGKLVAQSVFVDRLQREMILFMSLSVLLVTGLLWFTFRTWWGVVLPLVVVLGAILWGLGLMSACGVSIDLMTALLPVIMFTVGMSDTIHFITRYVTELGYGATKNNALRTTIRESGFGSGLSALTTSIGFFTLMTSSIRPIHNFGLFTGISVLLAFVLTFTLLPALLLLLRKPQLRVPREHGHDWDGVLGRLFRWVLVRRRLVLSLGGLIIAGSIASAMQVRINSALLDDLSEGDPVRQDFGFFEQNFAGVRPFELDLKPANGGTIYDLAVLRQIERVETYLRKDYGLNFVASPVTIIKSVRKALNGGDVAEYRLPESEAELRRIVAKVKLFRKKPEFRSLVQPDASEGRLTGRMSDIGSIRADAANAKLRTFLAQNIDAGILQTRLTGSANLIDKNNENLTRDMIVGMSIDIVMVTLIVLALFRSLRMTAVVLVPNLVPIIVVAGVMGLAGVNMKVSTSIIFTIAFGIAVDDTIHFISKLKLTLLKEPNLFRAVRRTYLMAGKAVIVTSTILVGGFSTLIFSSFDGTFYVGLLIGLTLLFGVVAELTLLPLLILYFYKHRPKEIRQPVPVLGG from the coding sequence ATGCCCCTTCGCAAATTAAGTTACCTCACGCTGCTGGTGCTGGCCCTCCTATCGGCCCTGGGGGTGTATTACGTGGCTCAGCTGCGCTTCAATTACAATTTCAACGACTTCTACCCCGCCGGCGACCCCGACCTGGATTACTACGAGCAGTATTCCAAGCGCTTCGGCAACGACAACGACTACGTGCTTATCGGGCTGGAAGCACCGGCCAACGGGTCCGTGTTCAATGCGCCGTTCCTGGCCCGCGTCGATTCGTTTACGCGCTTTGCCCAGCGCCAGCGCTACGTGGAGCAGGTCACCTCTCCCACTACCCTTACCAATCCCGTGGTGGAAGGGTTGGGCGTGTTCAACATCCCGTATCTACACCTTGATGAGCCCGCGCGCCTGCCCGCCGACTCGGCCACTATTTATAAGACACCGGGCCTGGTAGGCAACCTGTTTGCTACCAATGGCAAGGCCGTCACGGTGATGCTCCATACCGCGCCCGACCTAAAAAAGCCCCCCGGTGACTCCCTGATGACCAGCCTGACGACAAGGCTTGCTCAACTGGGCTTTGCAGAAGCCGACTACCACCTAGCGGGCAAGCTGGTGGCGCAGTCGGTTTTTGTAGACCGGTTGCAGCGGGAAATGATTCTGTTTATGAGCCTGTCGGTGCTGCTGGTTACGGGGCTGCTGTGGTTTACGTTTCGGACGTGGTGGGGCGTGGTGCTGCCGCTGGTGGTGGTGCTGGGGGCCATTTTATGGGGATTAGGGCTGATGTCGGCCTGCGGGGTAAGCATCGATTTAATGACGGCGCTGCTGCCGGTTATCATGTTCACGGTGGGCATGTCCGATACTATTCACTTCATCACGCGCTACGTGACGGAGTTGGGTTACGGGGCCACCAAAAACAACGCCCTGCGCACCACCATCCGCGAGTCAGGCTTTGGCTCGGGCCTGTCGGCACTGACGACCAGCATCGGCTTTTTTACGCTGATGACCAGCTCCATTCGGCCCATTCACAACTTCGGGCTGTTCACGGGCATTTCAGTGTTGCTGGCTTTTGTATTGACGTTCACGCTGTTGCCGGCCCTACTGCTGCTCCTGCGCAAGCCGCAGCTGCGCGTACCTCGCGAGCACGGCCACGATTGGGATGGTGTGCTGGGCCGCCTGTTTCGGTGGGTGCTGGTGCGGCGGCGGCTGGTGTTGTCGCTTGGGGGGCTAATTATTGCCGGCTCCATCGCCTCAGCCATGCAGGTGCGCATCAATTCGGCATTGCTGGATGATTTGTCGGAAGGCGACCCTGTGCGTCAGGACTTTGGCTTCTTCGAGCAGAATTTTGCCGGCGTGCGACCTTTTGAGCTGGATTTGAAACCAGCAAATGGCGGCACTATTTACGATCTGGCCGTGCTGCGCCAGATTGAACGCGTCGAAACCTATCTACGCAAAGACTATGGCCTGAACTTCGTAGCCTCGCCAGTTACCATAATTAAATCGGTGCGCAAGGCGCTCAATGGCGGCGATGTAGCAGAGTACCGTTTGCCCGAATCAGAAGCGGAGCTGCGCCGCATTGTGGCTAAGGTGAAGCTATTTCGGAAGAAACCGGAGTTTCGTTCCCTGGTGCAACCCGATGCCAGCGAAGGCCGCCTCACGGGCCGCATGTCGGACATCGGCAGTATTCGCGCCGACGCCGCCAACGCCAAGCTGCGCACTTTTCTGGCCCAGAATATCGACGCCGGCATTCTCCAAACCCGCCTCACCGGCTCGGCCAACCTCATTGATAAAAACAACGAAAACCTCACCCGCGACATGATTGTGGGCATGAGCATCGATATCGTCATGGTCACGCTGATTGTGCTGGCGCTGTTTCGCAGCCTGCGCATGACGGCCGTGGTGCTGGTGCCCAATCTCGTGCCCATCATCGTAGTGGCCGGCGTAATGGGCCTAGCTGGGGTGAATATGAAGGTGAGTACCAGCATCATTTTCACCATCGCCTTCGGCATTGCCGTCGACGATACTATTCACTTTATCAGCAAGTTAAAGCTAACGTTACTGAAGGAGCCCAACTTATTTCGGGCCGTGCGCCGCACCTATCTGATGGCCGGTAAAGCAGTAATTGTTACATCTACCATCCTGGTGGGGGGCTTTTCTACCCTAATTTTCTCCTCCTTCGATGGCACGTTTTACGTGGGTCTGCTCATCGGCCTGACGCTGCTGTTCGGCGTAGTAGCCGAGCTGACGCTGCTGCCCCTGCTGATTCTGTATTTCTATAAGCATCGGCCCAAGGAGATCCGCCAGCCAGTGCCGGTGCTGGGGGGCTAA
- a CDS encoding TIGR03643 family protein: protein MKNEEKAPPALTAADVDRIIEMGWEDRTPFEAIEAQFGLAEKDVIALMRKTMKLSSFKMWRKRMAGRSTKHLALRADGMDGFKSNQQRAISMNKISKR, encoded by the coding sequence ATGAAAAACGAAGAAAAAGCCCCCCCAGCCCTCACCGCCGCCGACGTAGACCGCATTATCGAAATGGGTTGGGAAGACCGCACCCCTTTTGAAGCTATTGAAGCGCAGTTTGGCTTAGCGGAGAAAGATGTCATCGCCCTAATGCGCAAAACGATGAAGCTCTCATCATTCAAAATGTGGCGCAAGCGCATGGCGGGCCGCAGCACTAAGCATCTGGCGCTTCGGGCCGATGGAATGGATGGCTTCAAGAGCAACCAGCAACGCGCTATCTCGATGAATAAGATTAGTAAGCGGTAG
- a CDS encoding SRPBCC family protein encodes MPKIEIITPINAPQQVCFQLALSVDLHTISTRQTKEEIVAGVQTGILKLEDTVTFRARHFGIWQTLSSKITEFEAPFYFCDVMQKGAFKSMRHEHYFQSKGNSTIMRDVFTFESPLGYLGKLVDMLVLRQYLQKFLQERCSVVKHYAESGAWRDILSIPTSIL; translated from the coding sequence ATGCCTAAGATTGAGATTATTACTCCAATCAACGCTCCCCAACAAGTTTGTTTTCAATTGGCACTCAGCGTTGATTTACATACTATTTCCACTCGCCAAACGAAGGAAGAAATTGTTGCAGGAGTACAAACAGGCATCCTGAAACTTGAAGATACTGTTACATTTCGAGCGCGCCACTTCGGCATTTGGCAAACATTGAGTAGCAAAATCACCGAATTTGAAGCTCCATTTTATTTTTGCGACGTCATGCAAAAAGGAGCCTTTAAATCAATGCGTCATGAACATTATTTCCAGTCCAAGGGTAACTCAACTATTATGCGTGATGTCTTCACATTTGAGTCACCTTTAGGCTATCTAGGCAAATTGGTTGATATGCTGGTACTGAGACAATATTTGCAAAAGTTTTTGCAAGAACGATGTAGTGTGGTGAAGCACTATGCCGAGAGCGGAGCTTGGCGAGATATTCTGTCTATTCCGACTTCCATACTTTAA